A single region of the Pseudomonas sp. B21-023 genome encodes:
- a CDS encoding COG3014 family protein, which translates to MVSRALTLATLVAAVQLTGCSVFRSYDSELQETNKQLAAGNVDAALALLESNNKGDKKDLLYYFEKGELLRSKGDLKGSQDAWRAADSVVFQWEESVKFDTDKYLSQFGSYLVNDKVRRYEGYDYEKVMLTTQMALNLLAQNDFDGARTEIKKTHEREAIIAELRDKEYLKREEEAEKEGIKTEYKDLQGYPVASLDAPEVVGLKNSYQSAFSHYLSGFVYEALGEKGLAAPGYRKAAELRPNTALLDQALLALDKSSAKAGESDVLIVVQTGLAPARDSIRIPLPLPIQDNLVITPLSFPIIKEDTSTAHLSEIQLNDKALALTALNSTTAMSRRALRDDMPGIILRTSVRAISRGVAQKNLNQSNPMAGLVVGIASTVLEGADTRTWRTLPDETQVARVRLKQGEHHLSLPSSLGGTQVTVKVDRPYQVVSLRVVGNRVFAGGPSVEVAPQAAATAVASLK; encoded by the coding sequence ATGGTATCCCGCGCCCTCACCCTGGCGACCCTGGTCGCCGCCGTGCAGCTCACCGGCTGCTCGGTGTTCCGCAGCTACGACAGCGAACTGCAGGAGACCAACAAGCAGTTGGCCGCCGGCAATGTCGACGCCGCCCTCGCCCTGCTGGAAAGCAACAACAAGGGCGACAAGAAAGACCTGCTCTACTACTTCGAGAAAGGCGAGCTGCTGCGCTCCAAGGGCGACCTCAAGGGCAGCCAGGACGCCTGGCGCGCCGCCGACAGCGTGGTGTTCCAGTGGGAGGAGTCGGTCAAGTTCGACACCGACAAGTACCTGAGCCAGTTCGGCAGCTACCTGGTCAACGACAAGGTCCGCCGCTACGAAGGCTACGACTACGAAAAAGTCATGCTGACCACGCAGATGGCCCTGAACCTGCTGGCGCAGAACGATTTCGACGGCGCCCGCACCGAGATCAAGAAGACCCACGAGCGCGAAGCGATCATCGCCGAGCTGCGCGACAAGGAATACCTCAAGCGCGAGGAAGAGGCAGAGAAGGAAGGCATCAAGACCGAATACAAGGACCTGCAGGGTTACCCGGTCGCCAGCCTCGACGCCCCTGAGGTGGTCGGCCTGAAGAACAGCTACCAGAGCGCCTTCAGCCATTACCTCTCCGGCTTTGTCTACGAGGCTCTCGGCGAGAAAGGCCTGGCCGCGCCGGGCTACCGCAAGGCCGCCGAGCTGCGCCCGAACACAGCGCTGCTGGACCAGGCATTGCTGGCGCTGGACAAGAGCAGCGCCAAAGCCGGTGAAAGCGACGTGCTGATCGTGGTGCAGACCGGCCTGGCCCCGGCCCGCGATTCGATCCGTATCCCGCTGCCACTGCCGATCCAGGACAACCTGGTGATCACCCCGCTGTCGTTCCCGATCATCAAGGAAGACACCTCCACCGCGCACCTGAGCGAGATCCAGCTCAACGACAAGGCCCTGGCCCTGACCGCGCTCAACAGCACCACCGCCATGTCGCGCCGCGCCCTGCGCGACGACATGCCGGGCATCATCCTGCGCACCAGCGTGCGCGCCATCAGCCGTGGCGTGGCACAGAAGAACCTGAACCAGTCCAACCCGATGGCCGGGCTGGTGGTGGGAATCGCCTCCACCGTGCTGGAGGGTGCCGATACCCGCACCTGGCGCACCCTGCCCGACGAAACCCAGGTGGCCCGTGTACGCCTCAAACAGGGCGAACACCACCTGAGCCTGCCGTCGAGCCTCGGCGGCACCCAAGTCACGGTGAAAGTCGATCGCCCCTACCAGGTGGTCAGCCTGCGCGTGGTCGGCAACCGCGTGTTCGCTGGCGGCCCGTCCGTCGAAGTCGCCCCGCAGGCCGCAGCCACCGCTGTCGCCAGCCTCAAGTAA
- a CDS encoding YcfL family protein, with product MRKTCLALAAVALLAGCATPPPAPGSAASKVVTMGQLDDIEIGQMRVARENGYLTVNVALTNSSRSNQTLFYRFAWLGSDGFPVADEESWKALPLYGKQAKFLPAIAPTPAARDFRLEVHTR from the coding sequence ATGCGCAAAACATGCCTCGCCCTGGCCGCCGTCGCCCTCCTGGCCGGCTGCGCCACTCCACCCCCTGCCCCCGGCAGCGCCGCCAGCAAGGTGGTGACCATGGGCCAGCTGGATGACATCGAGATCGGCCAGATGCGCGTCGCCCGCGAAAACGGCTACCTCACCGTCAACGTGGCTTTGACCAACAGCAGCCGCAGCAACCAGACCCTGTTCTACCGCTTCGCCTGGCTAGGCAGCGATGGTTTCCCGGTGGCCGATGAAGAGAGCTGGAAAGCCCTGCCGCTGTACGGCAAGCAGGCCAAGTTCCTGCCCGCCATCGCACCGACCCCCGCAGCCCGCGACTTCCGCCTCGAAGTCCACACCCGGTAA
- the lpoB gene encoding penicillin-binding protein activator LpoB: protein MFARLSLAALAIALVSGCSTPSPVLGGKNISYGDSKAVELVTNEFGSTDLQMIAESMTRSLAQSGVLHGRPVVQVYDVKNKTSEYIDTREITTSIKTQLMKSGAARFASDNTDMQSQVDQLKLQNQSGLYKKKTVAKTGNMIAAKYRLEGSISSIVKRSSDYKDVFYKFSLQLIDVESGLAEWMDEKEIRKTTER from the coding sequence ATGTTTGCACGCCTTTCCCTCGCCGCCCTCGCCATTGCCCTGGTCAGCGGCTGCAGCACCCCTTCGCCGGTTCTCGGCGGCAAGAACATCAGCTACGGCGACAGCAAGGCTGTCGAGCTGGTCACCAACGAGTTCGGCTCCACCGACCTGCAGATGATCGCCGAGAGCATGACCCGCTCGCTGGCCCAGTCCGGCGTGCTGCACGGCCGCCCGGTGGTGCAGGTGTACGACGTCAAGAACAAGACCAGCGAGTACATCGATACCCGCGAGATCACCACCTCGATCAAGACCCAGCTGATGAAGTCCGGCGCCGCCCGCTTCGCCAGCGACAACACCGACATGCAGAGCCAGGTCGACCAGCTCAAGCTGCAGAACCAGAGCGGCCTGTACAAGAAGAAGACCGTGGCCAAGACCGGCAACATGATCGCCGCCAAGTACCGCCTGGAAGGCTCCATCAGCTCGATCGTCAAGCGCAGCAGCGACTACAAGGACGTGTTCTACAAGTTCAGCCTGCAGCTGATCGACGTGGAAAGCGGCCTGGCCGAGTGGATGGACGAAAAAGAAATCCGCAAGACCACGGAGCGCTGA